aaaatcaaataatCCCATGAGATCATCCCATTgtctggtttccttttctgtaaaatgagtttATTGTTCAGAAACAAGATTGTATGGCATGTGATGGTAATTAAGAAGATATTCTGGAATTTCATGAATGGTACTACTGACAAAGGTACAGTGGGCAGAGAGTAAATCCATCCCCAGGATAAGTGTTTATTTCGGGGAAGGTAAATTGTCATATACACCATTATGGACACAGTCCAACGTAACTGAATATCCACTATTATTATATGGATGGCATATCAGGCATAGAAGCTCATTCTCAGGGCCTTGGCCACCCTGCCTTGCACCACAATCTATAGCCCATTACTGCCTAGTGTCAATATAGCATGCAGAATTACCTTTAAGTCAGGCTAAATGTTTTGCTATTCAATACTCTGGATATGGTGAATAACCCACAGGCCATTCATGCGAGTAGAGGAAAAGGTGGCGGTTCAGCCAAGAGGAGATACATTGGGAGATGAGTCACCCGCTCatacaattatttattcattcagagcCTGTTGATGTTGATCTTCACTTTTCCAACTTTCACTTGATAAGTGTTGCTGCCCCAGAAAAATTATGAACAGGTAAATGAGATAACACCCAATTTATGACAAATATTTTAGTAGCCATAGTCATTGAATGTCCCAAGTTCAAGTATTCAAACTCTGTTAGGTCTCGTTAGCAAGCCAAGATCTATTTCTGTGGGAATTGTTGTCTGAAGTGTATATCGATTTGCTCCAAAAACCTAGGTGCGTGCACTGCTTTTCTCCTATTGGTGCTGACACATTCCCCATATATTATCTTGATCCGTGGGAAGATAATCCCAGCAGTCACAAAGGCAAAGTTGCAATGCTCCTTGCCCTGCAGCAGAGACCAACTAGAGAACCTCATCTACTGTTGATTGAAAGCTAGGAGGCTTTTGGCAGTCTTACATCTTATTCAGTAATAGGTTCCAGCAGCACACCTAAAAGTGCATCACCACACATTCCATGGGATCCTAGTGTCCCATTTAGTGTCCCATTTTCTAATTCTGATTAGATTATCAAAACTTCACATCCAAGCAGATCACATAATCAACATTAGGTTCCCAGTTTATCAATAGTTATCTCCTGTAACTATGCTGGGTgctcatttttattgatttattttaactaaacaaagtacaaaggaatTTTATTCTAGAAATTGACTTTCGGAATAATCTAGAAGGTTGAAAATGAGTGCTACTTTGACCTTACAGGGTtgattcaaaatataaaacaaaacaaagaattaaacACAAGGGTGCACAACCAGGTTGCCAAGAGTGTTGCTGCTACTTTTGCTGCCAGATCCATAATCCTACCACCACTTTCACAGTCAGTAACTGCCACCAAGAGGAAAATGTCATGATGAGGACACTCACTGATGGCAACAGCAGCACACCTCAAGTTCTAGGATTAACTGCAGCAAAAGGCAACAACTCTAATGATTGTGCTTTCCAGTAGACATATCAGTGCCTTCTAGGCAGGTCTGTAAAAGTTTCTCTtcttctaacaggttttttttgtttttggcaggGGGGATTGTACTTAAGATAATAGTTTCTCTCTATACAGAGTCATATGTAGTAATTAAGGCactatattttatgaaaaaaaagtaagagttaAGGATAGCttataggaatttttaaaaatgtgtgtaaaaGGGATTCTTTGACTCCACTTATAGAGGTGGGATGTACAGGCATTCCGCTTTCTATGAAAGTGCTGGGGAGGGACTTGCAACTCCTTCTGAGCCTGACTGCTCCTTAAGGAAAAAGCCAATGTGATGAGCAAAATCCTGAGTCATCATGTCCAACAAACATTCACACGTTTCCCAGTGGGTATGGTACTGTGTTAAATGAAATTGTTTATGCATTTCAGAGTCTTTTTTGCCTTCCTCAGTTATCTCTTTACCTAAATGTCTGGGACTCATACTTGCAAGAAGCAAATCTGGCAGGACTCACTTTTTGCAGGGCCATGAAGGATGTTGTCCCTTCTGTAGAGCTACTTAGTTgttttcaatcagctgtggttagAAAGACAGCATACTGTATTGCCCACTTTAGCTTTAATAATTCCCATTTATTGCACAATTGCCTGGCCCAATAAGAAAGTTGTGTTTGATCACCATTtacctgttggctatttgtgTGTATCAGTGAGAACACAGTAAGATCCTGAGTGATAGGGTTTGCATAAAAACAGtgcctttattaaaaatatgtgttgGATTTCACTTTGGCTTTTGGTTTTCCAATTTTCAATCACTTACCAGGAACATATTCCACTGTAGATGCACTATCGATTCCTTAACCTCCTATGTGAAATACTTTCATtggaatacaaagaaaatatttttagggttttaatgagaaaataaactgttgtttttttttaacttttataactTTAGTTTTAAGCTTAGGCACTTCTCAATAAATGTAACAAAGAGAGAAATTCTATATGAAAATTAACAATAGTTAAAAATAGCTTTTCGGCCGGAACCGCCATCTTCCAGTAATTCGCCAAAATGACCAacacaaagggaaagaggaggggcacccgctacatgttctctaggccttttagaaaacatggagTTGTTCCTTTGGCCACATACATGCGAATCTACAAGAAAGGTGATATTGTAGATATCAAGGGAATGGGCACTGTTCAAAAAGGAATGCCCCACAAATGTTACCATGGCAAAACTGGGAGAGTCTACAATGTTACCCAGCATGCTGTTGGCATCATTGTAAACAAACAAGTTAAGGGCAAGATTCTTGCCAAGAGAATTAATGTGCGTATCGAGCATATTAAGCACTCTAAGAGCCGAGATAGCTTCCTGAAACGggtgaaggaaaatgatcagaaaaagaaggaagccaaagagaaaggtactTGGGTTCAGCTGAAGCGCCAGCCCGCTCCCCCCAGAGAAGCACACTTCGTGAGAACCAGTGGGAAGGAGCCTGAACTGTTGGAGCCCATTCCCTATGAATTCATGGCATGATgggtgtaaagaaaataaaagacatggactgtgaaaaaaaaaaaaaaaaaaatatatatatatatatatatatataaatcaggaAGGAACATTTTTGCTAATTTAGAATTTAACTGTCATGTActtatttcttctgttcttttaaatgatttatattaATCAATGGCTGGCTGACGTGTTATTTTGTTTTAGCCATATTTTTAGAGAATTGACACTTCAGATCATTGACTTTCTCATGAAAACTTGCCACATTGGTGGCACTCATGAAAATGTCTAAGATTTAGCTCATTATGAGAAAAGAATATTATGCATTTTTCAAGCTGTATCCAAATGAAAGTGCTAATTACTTACAACTGGATATTTTGTTTCCTATAATATGTTAGATGGCTAATATAAAACAGGTTTTCTAATATGTTACATATAAAAAATGTACTAatctaatttataaaaatgttttaattttaagttttactttataGTGTGGGCCCATGCAAATTTTCTTAGTTTAATGTCCCCCATGATAAAGAAATATAGCATTATCTTTTTTTGGTATTGTATCAGGAGCTAAAAGGTCCATGAAGATATCAAAACCATGCTTTTATTACGAGAAAAGCACACATTCCATCATTACTCTAGTCAACTGACCTACACTAGGCAATTTCTGATTTTTAGACATTAAGAAACAGAATTGATGAGTGATAAAGTAGAACTTTTAGATGTCAGTTTTATACATTacataaaatcaacaaaaatatgACTTCTGcaaaagaaataactgaaaagaaataactgtttctaaatgaaattttctgtgattaagaaaataacttgttttaatgtttatatgAAGTAATATATATTCCTATAGGTTTTTGGCTTAAAATTTGTCTCCAATTTTACACTATCTCAGTTAAAATTTTGTTCTTGATCATACATTCTTAATACATTAGAACCTTATGTTTAGAGGACTGTTTCATAAGGAGAAGAAACGGAGgatagaaagaatgaaagaaaggaaataaggacagagaaaatgagagataGAGGTACAGGAAATGAGTCAGAATTCTGTATTCCCGTTGACTCTCCTGTTCTATGTTCCAGTGTCTGATGCATGCCCCACTTCTATGTCTAGAAAGAAAGTCTTATAATTTCTATAAAATGCTTTAGCCTCTTTGAAGTAGTTTTTGGCTATTTGCGactaaaaaaatattaactattataacagaatatacttatactaaacatttaaataatcatttatatatgaatttttaaaatgtcagcaaTATGTGAGTGGGCTAGGCAAACGTATTTATGACATGACCAAGAATTGCTATGACTGCAActccagaaggagaaagagagatgcACCAGTGATAGCATGTATTAGAATACAGATAAAAGTTGAAATTATTAGCACAAATAGAAAGATATTGAAGAAAACTGGCCCAGTAGCATTTTATATACTGCCTTGGAGGCAGCAGACTAATTCAGTATAAGAACCAAGGAATGAGGAAGGTGCTTTACCTGTCTTCTGAGCTGACCTTTCCTAAATGTGGCTTCACTCTGGAATGAATTGGATTTTTTCTCCTAGTGCAAATGGCGGGTTCTTACTAAattattaactttattatttattgagaacACTGTATTACCTCTAAAAGCAagtatataagaaataaaaatgaatcagtGACCCTTTTTAGGATAAGTTAACCCTCATGCTTCACTAATCTTGCATTTTCTAGATTACAGAATTAAAAAAGCCTTTCACAGCTATCATTTATTTTCTGCTCAAACTTTTAGACTAATGCAAGAAATCAGTCTCAATTAGAGATTAGCCATTTTTGTGAAGACGTTTTATTGCAGCAGTCCACAGGGCTTTACTGATAAGGGAAGCAAGACAGGAAATGAAGCCATAATCTAGAGGGACTCGGCAGTGAGAGAACATACATTCAGTGATGCATCTGTACCAGCTGGAATGTATTTACCTTTCTGGAAAGAATCTCCTGAATAAACATACCTCCAAATGAATTTGTAAAGAAATGAATTtgtaaagaaaaagtttaaaatgtcaataattaaAAAGTCAATAATCTCTTCTATAGGACCTAATAAGTTAATTTTATATTAGTTGACATGATACTCTGAATAAAGACTGtgtttgaaaatcaattttttaaagcagtgtccACTGATATTATAGATGAGaactttctttcatctttcatctTGGGAAGGACATTTTTCCTTTAACAAGTCAAAGGCAATTTGAATGTTGGTCCATCTTATTTTGGGAGTCTAAGGTTTAGAACTATAGTCATCTCTTGTGCCTAATTATAAAGTACCTGTGTTCAGTGGAACAACtaatctcttctgttttgtcagttATTCTAAACTTTAGTGAGCATACATCTACATACGAGCTATCTTTAGGTATCAATGTCTCCTAGTTCAAACATTTCAGGGCAGGAAGTTCTATTTAGCGAATTGAGACACTATGGAGTCTGTCAGAGGTTCAAATATTCATTTCTAGAGCTGTCATACTCTTGGCCACCTTCCAAAGGCATTGACTTTATGAAAGAAAGTGACTTTATCTGCTTTAAGCATAATAAGGCATTCTTTCTCAAATGACTGGCTCACTACTGGTATTAATataagttatattttcattttcaaaaatatacatctGCTTCTAGgatataaaataacatattctTTGCATTAAATATGCTAAGTAACTGCATAAGATgaaaaacattcagaaaatataaTTGGCAAATGTTTTAGAATTCATTCTGTTAcacattttatcctttttatgtaaattttaaaggatttattAAAGTTTCTTTACTAAAATGATGTAGTGAGTTTCTAgtgtttttaaagtaaagataatttattgaataatggcatttaaacttttttttgtactttataaagtattaaaggaaaatataaagaagcaaaaaaagaaatgcaagtagACTTTGTtacatacaaggaaaaaaaaacaagatttgcTGTCTGCAGtgagtattatatatatatatttttcaaatacaaataCACAGGATATCACATAATATAGTTTTAAACTATAAAGCTTCAGAAGTTAAATGCTACAAACATAAAAATTCATAAgaaatttcaattatttaaatgTCACATTTATTTGATTATGTGAATTTTGAATGAAATGGGTTTTTTTTCCGAAAAACAGTTGCCGTCTTCAAAGAggactgaaaatttaaaaatgcacaatttattattcaaaattcataaaactaaatacatgtaaataaaatttacctAATTAAAgtttgaagttttgtttttcttctaaatttgtaGTATATTTCAAGGAAAAGTAACAATGGTATGCCCTTAAAACAGCTCTCtggaaagacaaaaaacaaaacgaacaaaacaaaacctctctGATTTGCAGTGTTTCCAGTAACTACtaccaccatggctgatttcaagctaccagtgtGATGTCACTAAATGCAGAGGTGGCTAGAGATATGCCCAATTTGCTCTCCAAAACTGGAAGAGGCTGCTCCAGAGCATAATTCAAAAGagctgattaattttttttaaaaaaaagtaaactgaatTCAAACAAAGAGAGGTGATTAagtgatatttaaataaaaatggaagaaatatatAAGGAAGATGTAATGTATGATTTATATTCAAGCATTAGACACTGTGTCATATTCTGATTTTTAGCTAAAAGGAGATgtagtgtctgtgtgtgtttgtgtgtgtgtgtataataatgTTTGCCACTTTTGTCAAGAACTAGGAAAAGTTTGAGATTCTACCCAATTTTCAAGCAAAAAAAACTGATCTGTCACAGTTTTAtggacgctggcagaagacgtgcACCTCTCGGGCCAGACCCAATAGACTTTACTCACAAGACATAGCTAACAGAATCTGCATCAGAAATGCCCCCAAGTCTCACGGGGTGACACAGATGGGTCCAGATGGATGACTGCAGAAATAGTAGTTatgttaaagaaaggaaaattgagTTTAGACAACCCACATCTGGCAGTAAGTACACATACCCTTTGGTCAGATAAGAGACCTTATTTCtgtcttccaaggctgtttgTTATACAAACATCCTTGAAGAGAAAGTCTGGAATAAAAGGAAGTCAGTACCTCTGCATAGAAGATGTACAAAAACATAAGAGACCCACAGAGATAACTGTCTCCCCAAATCTATTATTTATACTGACAATTATTGTTATTCACTGTAGTATATTTATAAAGTCACCActaacactgaattagcaaatattgAACCATTGCTCACAGGAGAAATAAAGTTAGGCTCCTCCCAGCTTCTGGTCACATTTTCATAGACCAATAaatatacaactttttttttttttcctgtctgttatataaccttttaaaatgtgtatttctgtTTAATGATggcttatataatatataatgtcaATTCATATAACCTGAACTCACAaccaacagcactataactcacGCATGAATGAAGTTTGTCTAACATATGTTTCCATGTGATCCATAACAGCCTTCTTAAGAACACCAGCTCTTCACACTATGCTTGGGGGTCATTTTAAGCAGCGAATCACCAACAAAACCCACAAAATGAGAAAAACGTGGTATACTAAATAGACCGTGAAAAGTACAGTTGTTTACAGCATCCCAGCTACAACAAGAAGGGGGAGCTCCTCCTTATTTGGCCTCTGCTGGGAAGGTGGCCACTGGGTGGCTCCAGTGTTTTGAAACTACACTTGACCTCAGGTAACCACTGACGCACCCTGAGTATGCTAGAGGTTACAAATGAACTTTAGCAAGCAAGTGATTTGTAAATGCAGAACCCACAAAAAAATGAGGATCCGTCGTATGCTGCTGCAGTATATTAAGAACATAGactataaagagaagaaaatattcttcATTGCCTCCAGCTTTACTTAtcaatataaaatttcaaaatatgtatCCAGAATGTCCTGTTGAGTTAAGAATGAAGGTGTTTAAAAATGTCTCTGTCTGTTTAGTCTCTGCTCCAACATGTTTATAATATGTGGTTGGGTTAAGCCAAGTGCATACATTCTTAAATTCAAGGGAGGTAGTGACATGACATAGTGTAGGGAAGCAAAACTtgtcaccccaaaatgtctctctgCCATGTGGATTATTCGAACTGTAACAATCAAGGCCCGAAAGTTTCaagaagaaactttgaccttccttCTAACTGCCCAAAACAATTTAGATAGAGGGCCTGTTCCCAGATCAGAGTTATCACCAGAGATATTGGCAAAGAATATAGGCTAGTTTTTATTCTAGCCTGGTGGTGGGGGAAATTCTGCAGGGTCTAGAGAGCTGAGTCCACACTGTCCCATTGGCTCTGCATGACCCAGCAAACagttatttaccaaacatttggtTTTCCATCTCCATGGGAATTGCTTTCTTCCCTTTTGAAGTCCCAGATCACTACCCCCAATATCctgttttgtctttagctgaagatagtatttaaggtgagggttttggccattttggtttaccatttttctgggtctctcccatgtctACGTGTTGTTAAActgttgtctgattttttttcctgttttttttttcctgacaaattgacatctgtctcatgtcaattttaattcttagaccagtcaGAAGAACCTGaaaaggtagaggaaaatttcttccgcCCAGATGATAGGTACCTGAGAAAATCTGAGAGGGCAGAGAAAGAAGAGGTCTCCTCTAGATGGAAGAAGGGGAGGTCTATATTAAAGGAATATTTCAAGaagtttgaatttaatttatgTCTTAAAATACTAAGAGATAGGCTTGAAGGTATTACAGTCAGaagaaacagcaaaggaaacaattggtGACTAATTCTTAACGGAATGTATAGTCTACTGGAAGGAAAAATGGTATAGTAAgcttgaaaacaatttgaaagtaTAAATAGTAAGAATTGGAATTCCTAATTAATAGCAATACATCAActagaaatatttgttttaaaatacatctcAATCCTTTCAACATCTATCTAACCCAGCCCCTCCACCCCATAGTAGTTCAGGCCCTTCTCATCTTTCACAGAAacaattttaatttccttctaatTTGAAGCCTTGCCTCCACTCTTCTTCCTCtcatacaatttttattattgaaatatgtcacacaccatacaattcaccctttTACAATGCAAAATTCAGTGAGTTGTAGAAAACTCACAAAGTTGGCCAATTATCAACACTTTCTAATTTCAGAACGTTGTCATCACCCCAAAATGAAAACCTATATCCTTTATCAGGCATTCTCTAGCTCTCCTTCCCTTCAGTTTCTGGCAAGATAATTTGCTTTCCATCTCTACAAATTGGCCTATTagaatatttcatgtaaatggaaccgtacaatatgtggcttttcatgtctggcttcttttgaggTCAGTTCATGTTGTATTGTGTACCAGTACTTCAACCCTTTTGATTGTTGAATAATAATCCATTTCAAGGGGATATCCCATTGTGTTCATTCATcatttgatgaacatttaggttgtcttttctttttggttattatgaataatgcaacTATAAATACTAGTGAACAAGTTAATTTGtttgtggacatacgttttctattctcttgggtaaatacctgagAAGGGAATTGCTGGAcaatatggtaactctatgtttaactttttgagaaactgctccaCTCTTGACTTTCAATTTAGCAAAATTGTAAAACAGGTAAGGATCTGAGGCAGTACATTCATTCCACAGTGTTAACCTGCCTATGACAGGAAGCTACCTTGGAGACTGTTTCAGGGGTAAGTATAAGCTGTGTTTCACTGAGGCTACCGCAAAACTGCCTAAAGATTGCGTCATTGATTTCATGAGGGGCTTGCTTTTGTCAGCCCTGCAGTGGGGAAAGAATGTTTGTTTCTGCAACTGACTGCATTGACCGACTATTGTAATAGCAGGATAAAACTACTACTGTTTTGTACGTAAACAGATAGGTTACAATGTCAGAATATTCCTGGACACAGAGAGGGAGTCAAGTGCATTATTCTGCTACATGCTTTGTTGGATAGGTTTGCTATTATAGATATACCCTTTGCTAGTCCTTCAATCTGTGTTACTCTTCATCAGTGATTCCAAAAGAGTATTCTTTGTGGGAAGGATGCCTTTAAGTCTTTTTAGAACTTTCTATCTGATTTTGATACTGTCTGTGCTGCCTTATTTTTAGTGAGaaactttactctttaaaatcttCATGATCAATGTATTTGGTCTTTGGCATGTGAAAGTTCTACAATATGTATTAATAACTCTATATATCACTTATTTAACaatcaaatgttaacattttaaattcatatttaataaataaagctGTCAAAATTGTAATGCTGGTTCTCTAGGCATTAATTTAGTGTTTTATGCctcttttaaagataaaactgtaaagaaatagttaacattttataacattattttgtTAAAAGACTTCTTATTTcaggttaaatagagaaaaatcaatgtgaATATGTAATGAATCTTTAATATAAGACAGTTATAAAAGAATGatgttaatttttctcttatgctcattaacaatttatattttacattttgtgaaTGTTCAGTTCATTGAGATTTTACAAAAGAGAACCCTAGTCACGAGGGAGAGACTTCACAATATGGAATTTGAAACAGAAATGTcaagaaatttttattgaatgaactGTATCCCCAGAAAGTTTTCAAATGTACTTTGAAGAAAAATGCCAGGAAGAAGAAAGTACCTGACCAGTGTTATCTCAaaagtgagagaaaaacaaagcaccAAATATTTTGGAACTTACTTTATCAATtacaaaagtaaatatttcattaattttattcgaaaaatacacaagaaacaTCTACTATAaaccaggcactcttctagatGTCAGTATTCTATACTGAAAAAAACTGGTGCAATTTATGCCCTTGTGgagtttttaatttagtttatcaTAATATAATAATCTGTATCAATACATAATTACAAATTATGATATATAATATGCAGGAGTATGAGAGTATTCATATACAGAATTCAATAGGGACTTTATATGGATTGAGGGATCAGGAAAAGCCACTCTTTAGAAGTAACATTTCACCTAAAAGGAATATGAATAGAAGCTTTCCTgataaatattttgcaaatgttCACATTTGAAGCAACAAAGAAGGCTTAGATACTACAATTGGTACACAGTAACTGAGGTAAGAAAGGTACAAGAGAAAGACGGTAGTAAGCAGGGGACAGTCTAATAAGTCCCTTGCTAAGGAGTTTACATTTGTCATATGTTAAAGGAACACGTACTAAGGGTTAGGAGGGAGTAACATCATGtgatcagtgattttttaaaataacagtagaAATAATGAAGAGACTATAGTCTGGATAGTTGCCATGATAGAAAACATAGCAACTAATTAGCTGTCTATTCAATGTTTCTCAACACTGAGAAATAATGGTTGTAAAACTATTGTCTCTAAGCTCCAAACTAGCCCTTCTAATCAACACTATATGATTCTGGGACTGGGACCCTACAAACTACATCTTTCCCTTCCCAGCGGCTTTCGGTAAGTTTCTGCCAATAGACAGCACCAGAGGTGCCTAGTCCTCCTATCTACATCACCCGAATAGTAAGCATTACTTTCATGCAGCTGCAGTTGGTTCTAGCGGTGGTTGGTTCCAGTTTCCAAATTCTTTCAATATTCACAGAACCAGCTTCACTGGCTTCTTTTAAGGCACCAGCAGCAGCCAAGCTGTGCCCTTCTCCTTCACTGCTTGAGTTCCAGCTCTGCAGGCTCTTCCTCTGAGCTCCCAAGATACCACCTCCAGCTGGACTACGTCTCCTCTGCAGAGTTCTACTTCTTTGGGCCCTACCTCTAAACTTCAGATTCTGATAAACACATCTCTTTTTCCCCCAGGCCTAGGGGTAAGAGACACTCCCTGCACTTATTATTTCTCTGATGCTTTGGTATCTCCTTTTTCCTTTATAATCCTCTAAGTCCTTCTACACCTATGTAATCAATTTTCTATATTAAATgttc
This sequence is a window from Balaenoptera acutorostrata chromosome 18, mBalAcu1.1, whole genome shotgun sequence. Protein-coding genes within it:
- the LOC130705612 gene encoding 60S ribosomal protein L21-like → MTNTKGKRRGTRYMFSRPFRKHGVVPLATYMRIYKKGDIVDIKGMGTVQKGMPHKCYHGKTGRVYNVTQHAVGIIVNKQVKGKILAKRINVRIEHIKHSKSRDSFLKRVKENDQKKKEAKEKGTWVQLKRQPAPPREAHFVRTSGKEPELLEPIPYEFMA